The Archangium primigenium genomic interval CCAGATGCAACTGGATGTGGATGAACTGGGCATGCGGATTGTGAATGAGTCGCTGTGGATGGGTGACACTGGGGTGCCGCTGTACCAACTTGAGAAGCCCGCGACGACGCCCAGTAACGACGTCCAGGTTGCCTACAACAACTTCGCGAGAGGTGGGAAGAAGCCACGCGTCACCTGCATCGATCAACAGGCGGTCTTTACTCAGTTGACGACGCCCGCGCGGTTCGGGAGCGCACACGCACGCTCCCAGAAGGAAATCCCCGGGGCAGCCGAGCGCCTCAGACGCACACTAAACGCCGTGCTCTTCCTGGACCCTGTTCCAGGGCGAATGCGTGACTACAGTTTCGTGGTGGAACGCAATCTGCGGGGAGATGGCGCCAACGTCTCGGCGGTGCTCCATGAACTTTGTCAGACCAGAAGAGGAAATGGCGAGGTTCTCGAGTTCGTCCGTTCCCTCCCCGAGCAAGACATCCTGGGTATTGACTTCCTGGAGGGCCCTCGCGGGGAAGTGATGGTGAAGCTGAGAGAGTCGTTTGGCGGGCGGGTTCGCGAGACGGATGCCGCGCTTCTCTCCGATGGTACGCTGCGAGTGCTCGCAGTCGCTGCGGCGCTCCTATCGGTTCCCGAAGGTTCTATGGTTGTTATCGAGGAGATCGATAACGGAGTCCATCCGAGCCGCGCCGAGAGCTTGCTCAACCGCATTCAAGCCGTGGCGAAGGAGCGAGCCTTGCGCGTGCTCTTGACCACACATAATCCCGCCCTTCTCGACGCGATTCCCGTGGATTCCATCCCGGACGTGGTCGCCTGTTACCGGGATCCAGAGCAGGGCGACAGTCGGCTGGTGCGGCTGCAGGATTTGGAGCGATACCCAGACCTAGTGGCGCAAGGTCCCATCGGGAAGCTCGTGACCAAGGGGATTCTTGACCGCTTCCTCAAGAATCCTCCGAGTCCTGAAAAGGACGTCCAAGATACCCAGGATTTGTTGGCGTTTCTCCGGCGACCGGGGGATGCCCCATGAGCAGTTGCGTGGTGTTGATCGATACGAGCGTGCTCCTCGAGATCCTCGATGTGCCGAGCAAGAGCTCGGATCCCGAGTCCTTTCGAGGCGAGCTGGCGGACATGGTCGAGTCAAAAACG includes:
- a CDS encoding AAA family ATPase, whose protein sequence is MLQSITLENFKSYKSATLPLAELTVLIGANASGKSNLIEAIQLLAWIAKGRRLSDLVMVLKDRELSVRGTPLNLADKGGEPLSFYCDVTDDSGPDLHFQMQLDVDELGMRIVNESLWMGDTGVPLYQLEKPATTPSNDVQVAYNNFARGGKKPRVTCIDQQAVFTQLTTPARFGSAHARSQKEIPGAAERLRRTLNAVLFLDPVPGRMRDYSFVVERNLRGDGANVSAVLHELCQTRRGNGEVLEFVRSLPEQDILGIDFLEGPRGEVMVKLRESFGGRVRETDAALLSDGTLRVLAVAAALLSVPEGSMVVIEEIDNGVHPSRAESLLNRIQAVAKERALRVLLTTHNPALLDAIPVDSIPDVVACYRDPEQGDSRLVRLQDLERYPDLVAQGPIGKLVTKGILDRFLKNPPSPEKDVQDTQDLLAFLRRPGDAP